Proteins from a single region of Desulfolutivibrio sulfoxidireducens:
- a CDS encoding FeoA family protein, whose product MVMSMRKMAVNQCGQIRSVTASGEMGRRIRDMGLVPGTELMVVGRAPLLDPVAVRMKGFTLSLRNSEADFISVEAR is encoded by the coding sequence ATGGTCATGTCGATGAGAAAAATGGCCGTCAACCAATGCGGCCAGATCCGCTCCGTCACGGCCAGCGGCGAGATGGGACGGCGCATCCGGGACATGGGCCTGGTCCCCGGCACGGAACTCATGGTGGTGGGCCGGGCCCCACTGCTCGATCCGGTGGCCGTGCGCATGAAGGGGTTCACGTTGTCGCTTCGCAACAGCGAGGCCGACTTCATCAGCGTGGAGGCCAGATAG
- a CDS encoding DUF1566 domain-containing protein, whose amino-acid sequence MSGHDHTLGWRPPGQVLPTGLADRHDPAGRFPPSPGSGRDGHGRPSDPDSLPRFTVLADGTVADGLTGLCWHPAADALGYAVSWEEGFSAVRALNRTAAHGRSDWRMPNRRELRSLLWHGAKNPALPPGHPFTDVFSGRYWTSTTFAGLPGHAWYVHLEGARVFYERKDRYCLLWPVCGRSPILPATGQARCFDGKGLETACAGSGQDGETRFGLPWPIPRFIPEKSPDTVQDRLTGLVWRVRPIGLDGRDAVDPQSPLDWDQALRAVADLAVREGRPWRLPDINELESLTDLSRAYPALPAGHPFTGLGDGAWSSTTSFFDPAWAYVLYTGKGAVGVGFKANRDFSAWSVLRSGQA is encoded by the coding sequence ATGAGCGGCCATGACCACACCTTGGGCTGGCGCCCGCCGGGACAGGTCCTGCCCACGGGGCTTGCGGACCGCCATGACCCGGCGGGACGTTTCCCGCCGAGCCCCGGTTCGGGGCGGGACGGCCACGGCCGGCCATCCGATCCGGACTCCCTCCCCAGGTTCACGGTCCTGGCGGACGGGACGGTGGCCGATGGGCTGACCGGGCTTTGCTGGCATCCGGCCGCCGATGCCCTGGGGTATGCCGTGTCCTGGGAGGAAGGGTTTTCGGCCGTACGCGCCCTCAACCGCACGGCGGCCCATGGCCGATCCGACTGGCGCATGCCCAACCGCCGGGAACTGCGCAGCCTGCTGTGGCACGGCGCGAAAAATCCGGCCCTGCCCCCGGGACACCCGTTCACCGATGTCTTTTCCGGCCGCTACTGGACCTCCACCACCTTTGCCGGCCTGCCCGGGCATGCCTGGTACGTCCATCTTGAGGGCGCGCGGGTCTTTTACGAACGCAAAGACCGCTATTGCCTGCTGTGGCCCGTGTGCGGCCGGTCCCCGATCCTGCCCGCCACGGGGCAGGCGCGCTGCTTCGACGGAAAAGGCCTGGAAACGGCCTGCGCCGGCAGCGGCCAGGACGGCGAGACCCGGTTCGGGCTCCCCTGGCCAATCCCCCGTTTCATACCGGAAAAATCCCCGGACACGGTCCAGGACCGGTTGACCGGCCTTGTCTGGCGCGTCCGCCCCATCGGCCTCGATGGGCGCGACGCGGTGGACCCGCAATCCCCCCTGGACTGGGACCAGGCCCTGCGGGCCGTGGCCGATCTGGCCGTGCGGGAGGGGAGGCCCTGGCGTCTGCCGGACATCAACGAACTGGAATCGCTGACCGACCTGTCCCGGGCCTATCCGGCCCTCCCGGCCGGGCATCCCTTCACCGGCCTTGGCGACGGGGCATGGTCCTCGACCACCAGCTTTTTCGATCCGGCCTGGGCCTATGTCCTCTACACGGGCAAGGGGGCGGTGGGGGTCGGATTCAAGGCCAACCGGGATTTTTCCGCCTGGTCGGTGCTGCGCTCCGGCCAGGCCTGA
- a CDS encoding ATP-binding protein — protein sequence MKNTQPSGRPWWRLFRKNSPFWLYASPFAVLGAAAILAAVVVVMAVMNFNREKEYVTRILSEKGAAIIRALEAGTRTGMMGGLGRGPGLKRLLSETAGQEDIFYIAITDREGHILAHGDSTLVGGRFLPPEELALLAPGAEEKWRVVREEETGRRSFLVYREFMPKGGVALRRGPGRDRGRPGAFPRPDEPSGMRRGNGDSSFPVPGQPPARPSEDGDFLCSEERDPQGRPLNMRDLELIVFVGMDIGPYEQARSLDFQGTLVTSATLLVLGFAAVVSLFWAQSHRVSKRLLRDTRAFASEVVGNMPAALAVVDPNGRLAMVNASLEALLGRASADIAGRPAAEVLPEALLRLWKGGAIDSGRGVEIEGEFDFGGERPVPLGVGVTRIVAEDGTEVGTLYLLRDLREVRALQEEVRRREKLAAIGNLAAGVAHEIRNPLSSIRGYASYFGAKFAPDSEDRKAAQVMVREVDRLNRVITELIEYSRPSVLARRMIGLGEAVEHSLRLIQPDAQAAGVRVETRGLADAPGVSIDPDRFSQALLNVFLNAVQSMPDGGTLTVTTGLAEDGRAFVETADEGPGIAPEDMQKVFNPYFTTKATGTGLGLAVALKIVEAHGGEIRVSPRPGGGTVFAILLPAAHDRRGQ from the coding sequence ATGAAGAATACACAGCCGTCCGGACGCCCCTGGTGGCGGCTTTTCCGGAAAAACAGCCCGTTCTGGCTCTATGCCTCGCCCTTTGCCGTACTCGGCGCGGCAGCCATTCTGGCCGCCGTGGTGGTGGTCATGGCCGTGATGAACTTCAACCGGGAAAAGGAATACGTCACCCGCATCCTAAGCGAGAAAGGCGCGGCCATCATCCGCGCCCTGGAGGCCGGAACCCGTACCGGCATGATGGGCGGCCTGGGTCGCGGTCCGGGCCTCAAGCGCCTGTTGTCCGAGACCGCCGGCCAGGAGGACATCTTCTACATCGCCATCACCGACCGCGAAGGCCATATCCTGGCCCACGGCGACAGTACCCTTGTCGGCGGCCGTTTTCTGCCTCCCGAGGAGTTGGCCCTTCTGGCCCCCGGGGCCGAGGAGAAATGGCGCGTGGTTCGGGAAGAGGAGACGGGACGGCGGTCCTTTCTGGTCTATCGCGAGTTCATGCCCAAGGGCGGCGTCGCGCTCAGGCGCGGGCCTGGTCGCGACAGGGGGCGTCCGGGCGCGTTTCCCCGCCCCGACGAGCCTTCGGGAATGCGCCGGGGCAACGGCGACAGTTCCTTTCCCGTTCCCGGCCAGCCCCCGGCGCGGCCTTCCGAGGACGGCGACTTTTTGTGCTCCGAGGAACGTGACCCCCAGGGACGCCCCCTGAACATGCGCGACCTGGAGCTGATCGTGTTCGTGGGCATGGACATCGGGCCCTACGAACAGGCCCGGTCCCTGGACTTCCAGGGCACCCTGGTGACCTCGGCCACCCTTTTGGTCCTGGGTTTCGCCGCCGTGGTGTCCCTTTTTTGGGCCCAGAGCCACCGCGTCTCCAAGAGGCTTTTGCGCGACACCCGGGCCTTTGCCTCGGAGGTGGTGGGGAACATGCCCGCCGCCCTGGCCGTGGTCGATCCAAACGGGCGGCTGGCCATGGTCAACGCCTCCCTGGAGGCCCTTCTGGGGCGCGCCTCGGCGGACATCGCCGGCCGGCCCGCCGCCGAGGTCCTGCCCGAGGCCCTGTTGCGCCTTTGGAAGGGAGGGGCGATCGATTCCGGGAGGGGAGTGGAGATCGAGGGGGAATTCGATTTCGGCGGAGAGCGGCCCGTGCCCCTGGGCGTCGGCGTGACCCGCATCGTGGCCGAGGACGGTACCGAGGTGGGCACCCTGTATCTTCTGCGCGACCTGCGCGAGGTGCGGGCGCTGCAGGAAGAGGTGCGGCGACGGGAGAAGCTGGCCGCCATCGGCAACCTGGCCGCCGGGGTGGCCCACGAGATCAGGAATCCCCTCAGTTCCATCCGGGGCTACGCCTCCTATTTCGGGGCCAAGTTCGCCCCGGACAGCGAGGACCGCAAGGCCGCCCAGGTCATGGTCCGGGAGGTGGATCGCCTGAACCGGGTCATCACCGAACTGATCGAATATTCCCGGCCCTCGGTCCTGGCCCGTCGGATGATCGGGCTTGGCGAGGCCGTGGAGCATTCCCTGCGGCTTATCCAGCCCGACGCCCAGGCCGCCGGCGTGCGCGTCGAGACCCGGGGGCTGGCCGATGCGCCCGGGGTGTCCATCGATCCGGACCGCTTCTCTCAGGCCCTTCTCAACGTCTTTCTCAACGCCGTGCAGTCCATGCCGGACGGCGGAACCCTGACCGTGACCACGGGGCTGGCCGAGGACGGCCGGGCCTTCGTGGAGACGGCCGACGAGGGCCCGGGCATCGCCCCGGAGGACATGCAAAAGGTCTTCAACCCCTATTTCACCACCAAGGCCACGGGCACGGGGCTGGGGCTGGCTGTGGCGCTGAAGATCGTCGAGGCCCACGGCGGGGAGATACGGGTGTCGCCACGGCCTGGCGGGGGGACCGTGTTCGCCATTCTCCTGCCGGCCGCCCACGACAGGCGCGGGCAATAG
- a CDS encoding helix-turn-helix domain-containing protein, translating into MNLCLDLSSVERERALRAWLVYHGMDLFEIAGRLRVAHSTVSRLIKRERASTRRIEQLHGLGIPRELLPQPK; encoded by the coding sequence ATGAACCTGTGTCTGGATTTGAGTTCCGTGGAAAGGGAAAGGGCGCTTCGCGCCTGGCTGGTCTACCACGGCATGGATCTTTTCGAAATCGCCGGGAGGCTTCGGGTGGCCCATTCCACCGTAAGCCGCCTGATCAAGCGCGAACGGGCCTCCACGCGGCGCATCGAACAACTGCACGGATTGGGCATCCCTCGGGAACTTCTGCCCCAGCCCAAGTAG
- a CDS encoding arsenate reductase ArsC: protein MDTVNVLFLCTGNSCRSQMAEGFAKSLRPGSIEAFSAGVEKRGLDPDAVRVMAEAGVDISGQRSKTVDELPDVRFDYVITLCGHAAENCPFFPGPVKRLHAGFDDPPALARDAPDEEARLAPYRRVRDEIRRFVAAMPGNLSGDRRP from the coding sequence ATGGACACGGTCAATGTTCTTTTTTTATGCACCGGCAACTCCTGTCGCAGCCAGATGGCCGAGGGGTTCGCCAAAAGCCTCAGGCCCGGGAGTATCGAGGCCTTCTCCGCCGGCGTGGAAAAGCGCGGCCTGGACCCCGACGCCGTGCGGGTCATGGCCGAGGCCGGGGTGGACATCTCCGGGCAGCGTTCCAAGACCGTGGACGAATTGCCGGACGTGCGCTTCGACTATGTGATCACCCTGTGCGGGCATGCCGCGGAAAACTGCCCGTTTTTTCCCGGTCCCGTAAAGCGCCTGCACGCCGGCTTCGACGATCCGCCGGCCCTGGCCCGGGACGCTCCGGACGAGGAGGCTCGCCTTGCGCCGTATCGGCGGGTGCGCGACGAGATCCGGCGTTTCGTGGCGGCCATGCCCGGGAATCTTTCTGGAGATAGGCGGCCGTGA
- a CDS encoding C-GCAxxG-C-C family protein, with protein MTDDEEKGTAARAALALFADGHNCAQAVLGALAPRLGLDRDAAVRLATGFGIGQSMGETCGAVCGAVMALGLAFGGGGPDGTGAKKTVYALAGEFFDAFRVAHGSLRCRELIGCDPSTPEGYAVAARDNLFVSVCAPLVTDAADIVETMLAVRAG; from the coding sequence ATGACAGACGACGAAGAGAAGGGGACGGCCGCGCGGGCGGCCCTGGCCCTTTTCGCCGATGGCCACAACTGCGCCCAGGCCGTGCTGGGGGCCTTGGCCCCGCGTCTTGGCCTGGACCGGGACGCGGCCGTGCGGCTGGCCACGGGATTCGGGATCGGGCAGTCCATGGGCGAGACCTGCGGCGCGGTCTGCGGGGCGGTCATGGCCCTGGGGCTGGCCTTTGGCGGTGGCGGGCCGGATGGAACCGGGGCCAAAAAAACCGTCTACGCCCTGGCCGGGGAATTTTTCGACGCGTTTCGCGTCGCCCACGGCTCCCTGCGCTGCCGGGAGCTCATCGGCTGCGATCCCTCCACGCCCGAGGGATACGCGGTGGCCGCCAGGGACAACCTGTTCGTGTCCGTGTGCGCCCCCCTGGTGACCGATGCCGCCGATATCGTCGAAACCATGCTGGCCGTCCGGGCCGGGTGA
- a CDS encoding CHASE4 domain-containing protein: MTLRATTLGIILGTFTALFALLYAITHYTILSGFSGLEKRQIVQDVGRADNALNGEQRGLEATCADWAAWDATYAFIREPGQDYIRENLSPQSLDNLRLDMILFYDEEGRLVLGKTHDQDWKTVDAASPAVAHITPDSPLFLRSGEAARGGIVMAPRGPLLVAASPIMTSANTGPARGTLVMGRYLDDTRLAELSEQVKMRLRLFSFGQPVLSTRLADVADSLRRTGQYQVVPENDLLIKGYALIRDIFGQPSLLLEIQADRDMYRQGLVTLRYNVISLAAIGLTFGLAMHFLVERRILSRITGLGDQIAAVRADENASRDIHVQGKDEIAALATAIREMIHEIESAKKKLAESEKRYELATRAAKVGVWDYDYASNTLYADPSLKAQIGYRDEEIENTPEAWIRHIVPEDRARALEITSESLRENAADVFREYRMRHKDGGTRWIMIRGLVTHDASGAPVRSLGTGVDVTDLKLAEQSVRHLTREIINAQENERARIARELHDNVAQDLSSLKIACEAIFEAVEAIAPEVRERFAESSRILQGAIISIREMAYALRPSNLDHLGFVRTVERYCRDFEEKTGIRTLFLQTGMDGVSLGAETEINLFRVVQEALGNVRRHAKASEVSVKIVESHPFIILRVEDNGVGFDVGPGISAAMEEKRMGLGSMRERVKLLGGNLRILSAPGQGTRVIAEIPSAPGGNNGG, translated from the coding sequence GTGACCCTGCGCGCAACCACCCTGGGCATCATTCTCGGGACCTTCACCGCCCTTTTTGCGCTGCTTTACGCCATCACCCACTACACTATCCTGTCGGGTTTCTCCGGGCTGGAAAAGCGGCAGATCGTCCAGGACGTGGGCCGGGCCGACAACGCCCTGAATGGGGAACAACGAGGGCTCGAGGCCACCTGCGCGGACTGGGCGGCCTGGGACGCGACCTATGCGTTTATCCGCGAGCCCGGTCAGGACTATATCCGGGAAAACCTCTCCCCCCAAAGCCTGGACAACCTCCGCCTGGACATGATCCTTTTTTACGACGAGGAGGGCCGTCTGGTCCTGGGCAAGACCCATGACCAGGACTGGAAAACCGTGGATGCCGCCTCGCCCGCCGTAGCGCACATCACCCCGGATTCCCCGCTTTTTTTGCGTTCCGGGGAGGCCGCCCGGGGAGGGATCGTCATGGCCCCCCGGGGGCCGCTTCTGGTCGCGGCCAGTCCCATCATGACCAGCGCGAACACGGGTCCGGCCCGGGGAACCCTGGTCATGGGGCGATATCTGGACGATACGCGGTTGGCCGAACTGTCGGAGCAGGTCAAGATGCGGCTGAGGCTTTTCTCCTTCGGACAGCCGGTTCTCTCCACGCGTCTGGCCGACGTGGCCGATTCCCTGCGACGTACCGGACAGTACCAGGTCGTTCCCGAAAACGATCTGCTGATCAAGGGCTATGCCCTGATCCGGGACATCTTCGGACAGCCCAGTCTGCTCCTGGAGATCCAGGCGGATCGGGACATGTACCGCCAGGGCCTGGTGACCCTGCGCTACAACGTCATCTCCCTGGCGGCCATAGGGCTGACCTTTGGCCTGGCCATGCACTTTTTGGTGGAAAGGCGCATCCTGTCCCGGATAACCGGGCTGGGCGATCAGATCGCGGCCGTCAGGGCCGACGAGAACGCCTCGCGGGACATCCATGTCCAGGGCAAGGACGAGATCGCGGCCCTGGCCACGGCCATCCGGGAGATGATTCATGAAATCGAAAGCGCCAAAAAAAAACTCGCCGAGAGCGAAAAGCGCTACGAACTGGCCACCCGGGCGGCCAAGGTCGGCGTGTGGGACTATGATTACGCGTCCAACACCCTGTATGCCGATCCCAGCCTGAAGGCCCAGATCGGATACCGGGACGAGGAGATCGAAAACACCCCGGAGGCCTGGATCCGGCACATCGTTCCCGAAGACCGGGCCAGGGCTTTGGAGATAACCAGCGAGAGCCTGCGCGAGAACGCGGCCGACGTCTTTCGTGAATACCGGATGCGCCACAAGGACGGGGGCACCCGTTGGATCATGATCCGGGGGCTGGTCACCCACGATGCCTCGGGCGCTCCCGTCCGGTCCCTGGGCACCGGGGTCGACGTCACGGACCTGAAACTCGCCGAGCAAAGCGTCCGCCATCTCACCCGGGAGATCATCAACGCCCAGGAGAACGAACGCGCCCGCATCGCCAGGGAACTGCACGACAACGTGGCCCAGGATCTCTCAAGCCTCAAGATCGCCTGCGAGGCCATTTTCGAGGCCGTCGAGGCCATCGCGCCCGAGGTTCGGGAACGTTTCGCCGAGTCCTCGCGCATCCTGCAGGGGGCCATCATCTCCATCCGGGAGATGGCCTATGCGCTTCGGCCCTCCAACCTGGACCACCTGGGCTTTGTGCGCACCGTGGAACGGTATTGCCGGGATTTCGAGGAGAAAACCGGCATCCGGACCCTTTTTTTGCAAACCGGCATGGACGGCGTGTCCCTTGGCGCCGAGACCGAAATCAATCTCTTCCGGGTGGTGCAGGAGGCTCTTGGCAACGTGCGCCGCCACGCCAAGGCCAGCGAGGTCTCGGTCAAGATCGTGGAATCCCACCCCTTCATCATCCTGCGCGTGGAGGACAACGGCGTGGGGTTTGACGTCGGGCCCGGCATCTCGGCCGCCATGGAGGAAAAACGCATGGGACTCGGAAGCATGCGCGAGAGGGTGAAACTTCTGGGCGGGAACCTGCGCATCCTTTCCGCTCCCGGACAGGGCACGCGGGTCATTGCCGAGATTCCGTCCGCGCCCGGAGGAAACAATGGCGGTTAA
- a CDS encoding sigma-54-dependent transcriptional regulator — protein sequence MRPRILVVDDDPGHLSMLTTVLSGWGYLVEGAANGAAALAALRKNPRDLVLTDVRMAGMDGIEVLKAVKDYNPAVPVLIMTAYSSVETAVDALKAGAYDYLIKPLDLDVLRLTMDRALDHLRLRTENRALRERLGREFTSSEIIGQSPPMRELLDMAAMAAPTEATVLITGESGTGKELVARAIHANSPRKNGPLVTVNCAALPETLLESELFGHEKGAFTGADRRREGRFMTADKGTIFLDEIGEMSPATQVKLLRVIQEREIERVGGDRPIGVDVRILAATNRDLKKEVAEGGFREDLYYRLNVLVLSMPPLRRRREDIPLLARHFLEKFAKKNRKTVRDFSPGAMEAFLRHDWPGNVRELENAVERGVILAIGEYLTERELPPGVAAALAAQATLPAPPDAVAPPDLAGQALEDIEQRAILATLKETGGNKSEAARVLGITRATLHKKLKKYGEEESRPEEC from the coding sequence ATGCGGCCGAGGATTCTGGTGGTGGACGATGACCCGGGGCACCTGTCCATGCTGACCACCGTGCTCTCGGGGTGGGGGTACCTGGTCGAGGGGGCGGCGAACGGCGCGGCGGCCCTGGCCGCCCTGCGCAAAAATCCGCGCGATCTGGTCCTGACCGACGTGCGCATGGCCGGCATGGACGGCATCGAGGTCCTTAAGGCGGTCAAGGACTACAATCCGGCCGTTCCGGTCCTGATCATGACCGCCTATTCCTCGGTGGAGACCGCCGTGGACGCGCTCAAGGCCGGGGCCTACGACTACCTGATCAAGCCCTTGGACCTGGACGTGTTGCGCCTGACCATGGACCGCGCCCTGGACCACCTGCGGCTGCGCACGGAAAACAGGGCCCTGCGCGAACGCCTGGGCCGGGAATTCACAAGTTCCGAGATCATCGGCCAAAGCCCGCCCATGCGCGAACTGCTGGACATGGCGGCCATGGCCGCGCCCACCGAGGCCACGGTCCTGATCACCGGCGAGTCCGGCACCGGCAAGGAGCTTGTGGCCCGGGCCATCCACGCCAACAGCCCCAGAAAAAACGGCCCCCTGGTCACCGTCAACTGCGCCGCCCTGCCCGAAACCCTGCTGGAATCCGAACTGTTCGGCCATGAAAAAGGGGCCTTTACCGGGGCCGACCGGCGCCGCGAGGGCCGGTTCATGACCGCCGACAAGGGCACCATCTTCCTCGACGAGATCGGCGAGATGTCCCCGGCCACCCAGGTCAAGCTGCTTCGGGTCATCCAGGAGCGCGAGATCGAACGGGTGGGCGGCGACCGGCCCATCGGCGTGGACGTGCGCATCCTGGCGGCCACCAACCGCGACCTGAAAAAGGAGGTGGCGGAGGGCGGATTTCGGGAGGATCTGTATTATCGGTTAAACGTCCTGGTGCTGTCCATGCCGCCGCTTCGGCGACGCCGCGAGGACATTCCCCTCCTGGCCCGGCATTTTCTGGAGAAGTTCGCCAAAAAAAACCGCAAAACCGTCAGGGACTTTTCCCCCGGGGCCATGGAGGCCTTTTTGCGCCACGACTGGCCGGGCAATGTGCGCGAGTTGGAGAACGCCGTGGAGCGCGGGGTCATCCTGGCCATTGGCGAATACCTGACCGAACGCGAACTGCCGCCCGGGGTGGCGGCCGCGCTTGCGGCTCAGGCGACCCTTCCCGCGCCGCCCGATGCGGTCGCCCCGCCGGATCTGGCCGGCCAGGCCCTGGAGGACATCGAGCAGCGGGCCATTCTGGCCACGCTGAAGGAGACCGGGGGCAACAAGAGCGAGGCCGCCAGGGTGCTGGGCATCACCAGGGCCACCCTGCACAAGAAACTCAAGAAGTACGGAGAGGAAGAGTCTCGTCCGGAGGAATGTTGA
- the feoB gene encoding ferrous iron transport protein B gives MPQASIKAAMSGQPNCGKSTMFNAITGGSARVGNYPGITVDRLEGLYRQNGYDIHLVDLPGTYSLTSYSMEEVVARNVIVDEHPDVVINMIDATALERSLYLAVQFMEIGAPLVLGLNMMDEVKRSGVTIDVKKLSQLLGVPAVACTARIGQGKDELMAEVVRLAKDTKGHWKPIRLSYGPDLDPILERMTRRIEEERFMTNRHDPRWVAIKYLEGDELVINAGRAAGPLSRELETMCLEAEKVTRHNSNTTPDAIIADWRYGFINGLLKQGVVSGGDELRRNFSDNIDRVVTHKLLGPLLMLGVLWLMFYITFTLGAYPQGWIEDGFNSLAELGTAILPEGYIQSLVVSGIIGGVGAVMGFTPLILIMFAMLVFLEDLGYMARVAYMMDKVMRIFGLHGMSVMPLIMSGGIPGGCAVPGVMCARTLRSPRERLATILTAPFMVCGAKTTAYLMLVAAFFPSDPTGAMFLVVLSAWAFVLVVSRLLRWTVVKGESTPFVMEIPPYRLPTFRGVLIHTWERVWQYIKKAGTVILAVSIVMWAVMTFPELPQDKVEAYDAQLQAAEAQVKAENPQATGEDLDRLVSGAKAPITDAQNEAALQYALGGRIGSFLKPVTDLAGFPWQANIALIGAFAAKEVFVSTMATAYSMGEVDPEDAGSLSDRLAADPAWSLPAVLSVFVFMLLYTPCMVTVVAIAKEANWKWALFSVGGSMAFAFVVAVGVYHGARLFV, from the coding sequence ATGCCCCAGGCGAGCATCAAGGCGGCCATGTCCGGCCAGCCCAACTGCGGCAAGTCCACCATGTTCAACGCCATCACCGGCGGTTCGGCCCGGGTCGGCAACTATCCGGGCATCACCGTGGACCGCCTCGAGGGCCTGTACCGGCAAAACGGCTACGACATCCATCTGGTGGATCTGCCGGGGACCTATTCCCTGACCTCCTATTCCATGGAGGAGGTGGTGGCCAGAAACGTCATCGTGGACGAACACCCCGACGTGGTGATCAACATGATCGACGCCACGGCCCTGGAGAGAAGCCTGTATCTCGCGGTGCAGTTCATGGAGATCGGCGCGCCCCTGGTCCTTGGGCTGAACATGATGGACGAGGTCAAGCGTAGCGGCGTGACCATCGACGTCAAGAAGCTCTCCCAACTGTTGGGCGTCCCGGCGGTGGCCTGCACGGCCAGGATCGGCCAGGGCAAGGACGAGCTCATGGCCGAGGTGGTCAGGCTGGCCAAGGACACCAAGGGCCACTGGAAGCCCATCCGGCTGTCCTACGGTCCGGACCTCGATCCCATCCTGGAGAGGATGACCAGGCGTATCGAGGAAGAGCGGTTCATGACGAATCGCCACGATCCCAGATGGGTGGCCATCAAATACCTCGAGGGCGACGAGTTGGTGATCAATGCCGGCCGGGCCGCCGGCCCGTTGTCGCGGGAACTGGAGACCATGTGCCTGGAGGCGGAAAAGGTCACCCGCCACAACAGCAACACCACCCCCGACGCCATCATCGCCGACTGGCGCTACGGCTTCATCAACGGCCTGCTCAAGCAGGGCGTGGTCAGCGGCGGCGACGAACTGCGACGCAACTTTTCGGACAACATCGACCGCGTGGTCACCCACAAGCTTTTGGGGCCGCTGCTCATGCTCGGCGTTTTGTGGCTCATGTTCTACATCACCTTCACCCTGGGGGCCTATCCCCAGGGCTGGATCGAGGACGGCTTCAACTCTCTGGCCGAACTCGGCACCGCGATTCTTCCCGAGGGGTACATCCAATCCCTGGTGGTCTCGGGCATCATCGGCGGCGTGGGCGCGGTCATGGGGTTCACCCCGCTGATCCTGATCATGTTCGCCATGCTCGTGTTCCTGGAGGACCTGGGCTACATGGCCCGGGTGGCCTACATGATGGACAAGGTGATGCGGATTTTCGGCCTGCACGGCATGTCGGTCATGCCACTGATCATGTCCGGCGGCATTCCCGGCGGCTGCGCCGTGCCCGGGGTCATGTGCGCGCGCACCCTGCGCAGTCCCCGCGAACGTCTGGCCACCATCCTGACCGCGCCGTTCATGGTCTGCGGGGCCAAGACCACGGCCTATCTCATGCTCGTGGCCGCGTTTTTCCCTTCCGACCCGACCGGGGCCATGTTCCTGGTGGTCCTTTCGGCCTGGGCCTTCGTGCTGGTGGTCTCCAGGCTTCTGCGCTGGACCGTGGTCAAGGGCGAAAGCACCCCGTTCGTCATGGAGATCCCGCCCTACCGCCTGCCGACCTTTCGCGGGGTGCTCATCCACACCTGGGAGCGGGTCTGGCAGTACATCAAGAAGGCCGGCACCGTGATCCTGGCGGTGTCCATCGTCATGTGGGCGGTCATGACCTTCCCCGAACTTCCCCAGGACAAGGTCGAGGCCTACGACGCCCAGCTCCAGGCCGCCGAGGCCCAGGTCAAGGCCGAGAATCCCCAGGCCACCGGCGAGGACCTGGACAGGCTTGTGTCCGGGGCAAAGGCCCCGATCACCGACGCCCAGAACGAGGCGGCCCTGCAATACGCCCTGGGCGGGCGCATCGGGTCCTTCCTGAAACCGGTCACGGACCTGGCCGGATTCCCCTGGCAGGCCAACATCGCGCTCATCGGGGCGTTCGCGGCCAAGGAGGTCTTCGTCTCCACCATGGCCACAGCCTATTCCATGGGCGAGGTCGATCCCGAGGACGCGGGTTCGTTGAGCGACCGTCTGGCGGCCGACCCGGCCTGGTCCCTGCCGGCGGTCTTAAGCGTCTTCGTGTTCATGCTGCTCTACACCCCGTGCATGGTCACGGTGGTGGCCATCGCCAAGGAAGCCAACTGGAAGTGGGCGCTTTTCTCCGTGGGCGGCTCCATGGCCTTCGCCTTTGTGGTCGCGGTTGGGGTCTACCACGGGGCCAGACTCTTCGTTTGA
- a CDS encoding response regulator has translation MAVKRILVIDDHPLFREGIKTIIRRNTAFEVVGEAGSAQEGLREAMRLRPDLAVVDISLPDKSGIQLVREMIAALSGIRIIMVSMHSKVDYVAEAFQAGATGYVTKESASENLLTGLLAVARGESFLDPSLSREVAMRLLDVSGHKRQAGGESGGQAAYDTLTPREREVMRLVCEGMFTKEIADVLSISIKTVEHHRASIMKKLGLQNTVELVRYAVKIGLID, from the coding sequence ATGGCGGTTAAACGCATCCTGGTCATCGACGACCACCCCCTGTTTCGCGAGGGCATAAAAACCATCATCCGCCGCAACACGGCCTTCGAGGTGGTCGGCGAGGCCGGCAGCGCCCAGGAAGGGCTCCGGGAGGCCATGCGGCTGCGCCCCGATCTGGCCGTGGTGGACATCTCGCTTCCGGATAAAAGCGGCATCCAGCTCGTGCGGGAAATGATCGCGGCACTGTCCGGTATCCGGATCATCATGGTCAGCATGCATTCCAAGGTGGATTACGTGGCCGAGGCCTTTCAGGCCGGGGCCACGGGATATGTGACCAAGGAGTCCGCCTCGGAAAACCTCCTGACCGGTCTTTTGGCCGTGGCCCGGGGGGAATCGTTTCTGGACCCCTCCCTCTCCCGGGAGGTGGCCATGCGCCTGCTCGACGTCTCCGGCCACAAGCGCCAGGCAGGCGGCGAATCCGGAGGCCAGGCCGCCTACGACACCCTCACCCCCCGGGAACGCGAGGTCATGCGCCTGGTATGCGAGGGCATGTTCACCAAGGAAATCGCCGATGTCTTGTCCATCAGCATCAAGACTGTGGAACACCACAGGGCCAGCATCATGAAAAAGCTCGGTCTGCAAAATACTGTGGAACTGGTCCGGTATGCGGTGAAAATCGGCCTTATCGATTGA